The following are from one region of the Roseobacter fucihabitans genome:
- a CDS encoding mechanosensitive ion channel family protein codes for MNDILQTEIWQGKTLADLLTLEFLLGAAGSVFAAIAILFVGWTISAWLQRRVKALGNRHAHLDDMLFDFLASIVRYVVLGFTFLFVLNTFGVQTTSVIAIIGAAGLAIGLALQGTLSNIAAGVMLILFRPIKLGDFVDVGGTMGSVKAINLNFTELADVSNVQVIIPNSQVWGNVITNYSSNPTRRAEWTFGVGYGVNLAKAEKIILDTIMADPRSKQDPEPFIQVNNLGASSVDFLVRVWVDASEFFAYQADMKRAVKEALDAGDIDIPFPTTTIVQAS; via the coding sequence GTGAACGATATACTACAGACTGAAATCTGGCAGGGCAAAACCCTGGCGGATCTGCTGACCTTGGAATTTCTGCTGGGGGCTGCGGGATCCGTCTTTGCCGCCATCGCCATTCTATTTGTCGGCTGGACGATTTCGGCATGGCTGCAACGGCGCGTCAAGGCGCTTGGCAACAGGCACGCCCATCTGGACGACATGCTCTTTGACTTTCTGGCGTCGATTGTGCGCTATGTGGTCTTGGGGTTCACGTTCCTTTTTGTGTTGAACACATTTGGCGTTCAAACCACCTCTGTCATTGCGATCATTGGTGCGGCGGGTCTGGCCATTGGTCTGGCGTTGCAAGGCACCCTGTCCAACATCGCGGCGGGGGTGATGTTGATCCTTTTCCGCCCGATCAAGCTGGGCGATTTCGTCGATGTCGGCGGGACTATGGGCAGCGTCAAGGCGATTAACCTGAACTTTACCGAACTGGCGGATGTCAGCAATGTGCAGGTGATCATTCCCAATTCGCAGGTCTGGGGCAATGTGATCACCAATTACTCCAGCAACCCGACGCGGCGGGCGGAATGGACGTTTGGCGTGGGGTATGGCGTCAATCTGGCCAAGGCGGAAAAGATCATTCTCGACACCATCATGGCCGATCCGCGTTCCAAACAGGATCCCGAACCGTTCATTCAGGTCAATAATCTGGGTGCAAGTTCTGTTGATTTTCTGGTGCGTGTCTGGGTGGATGCGTCTGAATTCTTTGCCTATCAGGCGGATATGAAACGCGCGGTCAAAGAGGCGCTGGATGCGGGCGACATCGACATTCCGTTTCCCACAACGACGATCGTGCAGGCGTCCTGA
- a CDS encoding phospholipase D family protein: MTSQTDDFAVLITAQQAWPEMERAVLAARSRITASFRIFNFATRLRSPEALDIGKTWADLILHVLARGVSFRLVLSDFDRIVGRPLHEMTQKSLKQAAGMREILSHDARERFEVISSLHPAQAGTIPRLALLPFLLRKARHGAQRLNPARLTRPAVGVDPREVPDIHTVTHHQKIAVIDGEILFIGGLDLNERRFDTPSHDQPSRQTWMDVQIMMRGAAATEAARHIDGFLDQITGEVVPPESKLIRRTLSAPRKFGFWALSPQTVLREIEEDYIHAFETAHQFLYLETQYFRSTILARALARAARRNPDLRVILVLPALPDDVAFGRSFDLDAKYGMALQSDCTNRIIDAFGERLCIASPVQKRLAAREAASVLAGSPIIYVHSKVLIKDDSMALVGSANMNGRSMRWDTEAALRLDEKTQVSQLWHAINEHWWTAPPSEARAVGTAAEWWCREVARNTVRQPESRSGFLVSHDPYNMSDHNQPLPGVTENVV; this comes from the coding sequence ATGACCAGCCAAACAGATGATTTTGCAGTTCTGATCACGGCGCAGCAGGCCTGGCCGGAAATGGAACGTGCAGTGCTTGCAGCGCGGAGCCGCATCACGGCAAGTTTCAGAATTTTCAATTTCGCAACCCGGTTGCGCAGTCCTGAAGCCCTCGACATCGGGAAGACATGGGCAGACCTGATCCTTCATGTGCTCGCCAGGGGGGTCAGTTTCCGACTGGTGCTCAGCGACTTTGACCGGATCGTCGGACGCCCCCTGCACGAGATGACGCAAAAGAGCCTGAAGCAGGCGGCAGGGATGCGCGAGATACTGTCGCACGACGCTCGCGAACGATTTGAGGTCATTTCCTCGCTGCATCCTGCACAGGCGGGCACCATACCGCGGCTCGCCTTGCTACCGTTCCTGCTGCGCAAGGCCCGCCACGGTGCACAGCGGCTGAACCCCGCCCGGCTGACACGCCCGGCCGTCGGCGTGGATCCGCGTGAAGTGCCCGATATCCACACCGTGACGCATCACCAGAAAATCGCTGTGATCGACGGGGAAATCCTGTTCATCGGCGGGCTTGACCTCAATGAACGCCGGTTTGACACGCCCAGCCATGACCAGCCATCGCGCCAAACATGGATGGATGTGCAGATCATGATGCGCGGTGCGGCCGCCACCGAGGCGGCGCGCCACATTGATGGGTTTCTGGATCAGATCACCGGAGAAGTGGTGCCCCCGGAGAGCAAGCTGATCCGCCGGACTCTTTCTGCGCCCCGCAAGTTTGGCTTCTGGGCGCTCTCACCCCAAACGGTGCTGCGCGAGATTGAGGAGGATTACATTCACGCCTTCGAGACCGCGCACCAGTTCCTCTATCTGGAAACGCAGTATTTCCGATCCACTATTCTGGCGCGTGCTTTGGCGCGGGCGGCGCGGCGAAACCCTGATCTGAGAGTAATCCTTGTGCTGCCCGCACTGCCCGATGATGTCGCCTTCGGACGCAGTTTCGATCTGGACGCAAAATACGGGATGGCGCTGCAATCGGATTGTACCAACCGCATCATCGACGCATTTGGCGAGCGCCTCTGCATCGCCTCGCCGGTTCAAAAACGTCTTGCGGCGCGCGAAGCAGCTTCTGTTCTGGCAGGCTCTCCGATCATCTATGTCCACAGCAAGGTTCTGATCAAGGACGACAGCATGGCTCTGGTCGGCTCCGCCAATATGAACGGGCGATCCATGCGCTGGGATACGGAGGCCGCCCTGCGTCTGGACGAAAAAACGCAGGTTTCCCAACTCTGGCACGCGATCAACGAACATTGGTGGACAGCACCCCCCTCAGAGGCGCGGGCGGTGGGGACGGCGGCAGAGTGGTGGTGCCGTGAAGTGGCCCGCAATACGGTGCGCCAACCTGAGAGCCGATCCGGTTTCCTGGTATCGCATGACCCCTACAACATGTCCGATCACAACCAGCCACTGCCAGGCGTCACTGAAAACGTGGTTTGA
- the hemA gene encoding 5-aminolevulinate synthase, translating into MNYDAFFNDQLEQLQSEGNYRVFAELERDACHAPYAKMHGRGPARDVTVWCSNDYLGMGKAGFVRQAIADAVLSDGAGAGGTRNISGTATQHVALERELADLHGKEAALLFTSGYVSNWASLSTLGAHLPNCTILSDEMNHASMIEGIRHSRANKVIWKHNDPEDLNRKLAALPPDGARLIAFESVYSMDGDIAPIGEILDVAEAHGAMTYLDEVHAVGLYGPQGGGIAERDGLAHRVSLIEGTLGKAYGVMGGYIAASTALCDFVRSFASGFIFTTALPPALAAGALSSIQYLRRSDLERRRQQANVAKLRARLDALRLPHLDNPSHIVPVMVGDPFKAKFLSDTLLEQHGIYVQPINYPTVPKGSERLRITPSPLHTDADIERLVAALSDLWSQCALNRAVA; encoded by the coding sequence ATGAACTACGACGCTTTTTTCAATGACCAACTGGAGCAGCTGCAATCAGAGGGGAATTACCGCGTCTTTGCGGAATTGGAACGCGATGCCTGTCATGCGCCATATGCCAAAATGCATGGGCGGGGGCCTGCGCGCGACGTCACCGTCTGGTGTTCAAATGATTATTTGGGAATGGGCAAGGCGGGTTTCGTGCGCCAAGCCATTGCCGATGCGGTTCTGTCAGATGGTGCGGGCGCAGGCGGCACGCGCAATATTTCCGGCACAGCAACACAGCATGTCGCCTTGGAACGCGAGCTGGCGGATCTGCACGGCAAGGAAGCCGCGCTTCTGTTCACCTCCGGGTATGTGTCGAACTGGGCGAGCCTAAGCACATTGGGTGCGCATTTGCCAAACTGCACGATCCTGTCGGATGAAATGAACCACGCCAGCATGATCGAAGGTATCCGCCATAGCCGTGCCAACAAGGTGATCTGGAAACATAACGACCCGGAGGATCTCAACCGCAAGCTCGCGGCATTGCCCCCCGATGGGGCGCGCCTGATCGCGTTTGAATCGGTTTATTCGATGGATGGTGATATCGCGCCGATCGGTGAAATCCTCGACGTGGCCGAGGCGCATGGGGCCATGACCTATCTGGATGAGGTCCATGCGGTTGGCCTTTATGGCCCCCAAGGTGGGGGCATCGCAGAACGCGACGGGTTGGCACATCGTGTGTCCCTGATCGAAGGGACATTGGGCAAGGCCTACGGCGTGATGGGCGGTTACATCGCCGCCTCAACAGCACTTTGTGATTTCGTGCGCTCCTTTGCCAGCGGGTTCATCTTTACCACGGCACTGCCGCCGGCCTTGGCTGCGGGCGCGCTCAGTTCCATCCAATACCTGCGTCGCAGCGATCTGGAACGCAGGCGACAACAGGCCAATGTGGCCAAGCTACGCGCGCGTCTGGATGCCCTGCGTCTGCCGCATCTGGACAACCCCAGCCATATCGTACCGGTTATGGTCGGCGACCCGTTCAAAGCGAAATTCCTCAGTGACACATTGTTGGAACAGCATGGCATCTATGTTCAGCCGATCAACTATCCCACCGTGCCAAAAGGCAGCGAGCGTTTGCGCATCACACCCTCGCCCCTGCACACCGATGCCGATATCGAGCGTCTTGTTGCGGCGTTATCTGATCTATGGTCGCAATGCGCCTTGAACAGAGCGGTGGCGTGA
- the rsmD gene encoding 16S rRNA (guanine(966)-N(2))-methyltransferase RsmD, translated as MRIIAGQNRGTALASVGKGDKGAHLRPTTDRVRESLFSVLTHHDVIAGARVLDLFAGTGALGLEALSRGAAHVTFVDDGRIAQTLIAQNIAKLRAETATRLIKRDATHLSLCDKAPYHLVFLDPPYGKGLGQRALSQADTMGWLAPGALIVWEEAAPMAATQGFEPVDQRKYGDTHVTLLSKSTS; from the coding sequence GTGAGGATCATTGCTGGACAAAACCGTGGCACGGCCCTCGCCAGTGTTGGCAAGGGGGACAAAGGCGCGCATCTACGCCCGACGACGGACCGGGTGCGCGAGAGCCTGTTCAGTGTTCTGACGCATCATGATGTGATTGCGGGTGCGCGCGTGCTTGACCTTTTTGCGGGGACGGGGGCTTTGGGTCTGGAGGCGCTGTCGCGCGGGGCCGCGCATGTGACATTTGTCGATGACGGGCGGATCGCGCAGACCCTTATTGCTCAGAATATCGCCAAGCTGCGGGCCGAAACCGCGACGCGTTTGATCAAGCGGGACGCAACGCATTTGAGCCTGTGTGATAAGGCACCCTACCACCTGGTGTTTCTTGATCCGCCCTATGGCAAGGGCCTTGGGCAAAGGGCGCTATCGCAAGCGGACACGATGGGCTGGCTTGCGCCGGGCGCATTGATTGTTTGGGAAGAAGCAGCGCCAATGGCTGCGACGCAAGGCTTTGAGCCGGTCGATCAGCGTAAATACGGCGACACCCACGTCACCTTGCTGTCGAAATCAACCTCGTGA
- a CDS encoding GNAT family N-acetyltransferase: MQEQEFEIRIIPSLQAIAPLDWDACACPEAADGARPNDPFTTHRFLSALEASGSVGAGTGWQPQYLTAYVADQLIGVAPMYVKSHSQGEYIFDHNWAHAYERAGGRYYPKLQVAVPHTPATGRRLLVRPGFEEAGQAALIQGAVQLADTNNISSLHVTFCTEGEARRGEALGLMLRKTQQFHWSNPGYADFDDFLASLSSRKRKNIRKERAQAQEFGGEIHTFSGDDLRSEHWDAFWQFYQDTGARKWGTPYLTRKFFDIAQETLRDDMALVLAERNGRWVAGALNFIGAQALYGRYWGCAEHHPCLHFELCYYRGIDIAIERGLKRVEAGAQGEHKLARGYLPTPTWSLHWVNDPGFANAIGSYLKAERDAVDEEINVLTEYGPFKRAEIEEQE; this comes from the coding sequence ATGCAGGAACAGGAATTTGAAATCAGGATTATCCCGTCGTTGCAGGCAATTGCGCCGCTAGATTGGGATGCATGTGCCTGCCCGGAAGCCGCTGATGGCGCGCGACCCAATGATCCGTTCACCACGCACCGGTTCCTGAGCGCGTTGGAGGCCAGCGGATCGGTTGGCGCGGGCACCGGCTGGCAGCCGCAATACCTGACGGCCTATGTCGCGGATCAATTGATCGGTGTGGCCCCGATGTATGTGAAATCCCACAGCCAGGGTGAATATATATTCGATCACAACTGGGCGCATGCCTATGAGCGGGCCGGCGGGCGGTATTATCCCAAGTTGCAGGTGGCCGTGCCGCATACGCCGGCCACGGGGCGCCGCCTTCTGGTGCGTCCGGGTTTTGAGGAGGCAGGTCAGGCCGCGTTGATCCAGGGCGCCGTGCAGCTCGCCGATACCAACAATATCTCATCGCTGCATGTGACGTTTTGTACCGAAGGCGAAGCGCGGCGGGGCGAGGCGCTTGGCCTGATGTTGCGCAAGACCCAACAGTTCCACTGGAGCAATCCGGGATACGCTGATTTTGACGATTTTCTTGCCTCGCTGAGTTCGCGTAAACGCAAGAACATCCGCAAGGAACGCGCACAGGCACAAGAGTTCGGCGGCGAAATCCACACGTTTTCAGGCGATGATCTGCGGTCTGAGCATTGGGATGCCTTCTGGCAGTTTTATCAGGATACGGGCGCGCGCAAATGGGGCACGCCTTACCTCACCCGCAAGTTCTTTGACATTGCACAGGAGACCCTGCGCGATGACATGGCGCTGGTGTTGGCCGAGCGGAACGGGCGTTGGGTTGCGGGCGCGTTGAACTTTATCGGCGCTCAGGCGTTATATGGCCGGTATTGGGGCTGCGCGGAGCATCACCCCTGCCTGCATTTCGAACTGTGCTATTACCGCGGGATCGACATTGCGATCGAACGCGGCCTCAAACGGGTCGAGGCGGGGGCGCAGGGGGAGCATAAATTGGCACGTGGGTATTTGCCCACACCGACGTGGTCGCTGCATTGGGTCAATGATCCCGGCTTTGCTAATGCGATTGGCAGCTATCTCAAGGCTGAACGCGATGCGGTGGACGAAGAGATCAACGTTTTGACGGAATATGGCCCTTTCAAACGGGCAGAAATCGAGGAACAGGAATGA
- a CDS encoding 4a-hydroxytetrahydrobiopterin dehydratase, producing the protein MTEKLSDETRGPLLEPLFATGWEMVEGRDAIKKTFVFKNFVEAFGWMTRVAIWAEKWDHHPEWFNVYKTVDVVLSTHDVGGISALDAKLARKMDNLAE; encoded by the coding sequence ATGACAGAGAAATTAAGCGATGAAACACGCGGACCCTTGCTGGAACCGCTTTTCGCCACGGGCTGGGAAATGGTGGAGGGGCGCGATGCCATCAAGAAAACGTTCGTTTTCAAGAACTTCGTCGAGGCTTTCGGCTGGATGACCCGCGTGGCGATCTGGGCGGAAAAATGGGACCATCACCCGGAATGGTTTAACGTCTACAAGACCGTGGATGTGGTGTTGAGCACCCATGATGTGGGTGGTATCAGCGCGCTCGATGCCAAACTGGCGCGCAAGATGGATAACCTGGCGGAGTAA
- a CDS encoding RidA family protein gives MSFASRLAELGVTLPDAPAPAANYVPFVKSGTTLYVSGQISNDADGFVTGKLGADMEIDAGAAAAKLCAISLLAQVKAACDGDIDRLVQVVKLTAFVNSTADFTDQPKVVNGASDFLVEALGDAGRHARSAVSAASLPFGVAVEIEGIFEIK, from the coding sequence ATGAGTTTTGCTTCCCGTCTCGCCGAGCTTGGCGTTACCCTCCCGGACGCGCCCGCGCCCGCGGCCAATTATGTGCCCTTCGTCAAATCAGGCACCACGCTTTATGTCTCAGGGCAGATTTCGAATGATGCGGACGGTTTTGTGACCGGTAAACTGGGCGCAGATATGGAAATCGACGCAGGGGCGGCTGCGGCAAAGCTCTGCGCGATCAGCCTTCTGGCACAGGTCAAGGCGGCATGCGACGGGGATATTGATCGTTTGGTGCAAGTCGTCAAATTGACCGCCTTCGTGAATTCTACCGCCGATTTTACCGACCAGCCGAAGGTGGTCAACGGTGCCTCCGATTTTCTGGTCGAGGCTCTGGGCGATGCCGGGCGTCACGCGCGCTCTGCCGTCTCAGCAGCGTCGCTGCCTTTTGGCGTGGCGGTTGAGATCGAAGGAATCTTCGAAATCAAATGA
- a CDS encoding peroxiredoxin — translation MTISQGDQLPDATLVALGPDGPAAVPLSEKTRGRKVVIFAVPGAYTPTCHSAHVPSFVRTKDQFDAKGVDEIICVSVNDPFVMRSWGEATGAAAAGITMLGDADSSFTKAIGMDFDAPPAGLHARSKRYAMLVEDGKVTLLQEEDSPGTCEVSAGESLLANM, via the coding sequence ATGACCATTTCACAAGGCGACCAACTTCCCGACGCGACACTGGTGGCGCTTGGCCCGGACGGGCCGGCGGCCGTGCCATTGAGCGAAAAGACCAGAGGTCGCAAGGTTGTCATCTTTGCGGTGCCGGGCGCTTACACCCCAACATGTCATTCCGCGCATGTGCCGAGCTTTGTGCGCACCAAGGATCAGTTCGATGCCAAAGGCGTGGATGAGATCATCTGTGTGTCGGTCAATGACCCCTTCGTGATGAGGTCCTGGGGCGAAGCCACCGGTGCTGCGGCGGCCGGGATCACAATGTTGGGTGATGCGGATAGTTCGTTCACCAAAGCCATCGGCATGGATTTCGACGCGCCCCCCGCCGGGTTGCACGCGCGGTCCAAACGCTATGCGATGCTGGTTGAGGATGGCAAGGTTACGCTCTTGCAAGAAGAAGATAGCCCCGGCACCTGTGAGGTGTCCGCCGGGGAATCCTTGCTGGCCAATATGTAA
- a CDS encoding CbiX/SirB N-terminal domain-containing protein, translating into MAPAINRAVLVISHGAPSHPVSQEIAVRDLACRLQALMPDTQVRGATLAAKGALERAVEGLENPIVCPWFMSDGWFVGTHLPKRLAAAGLGTWQATLPMGLMPGIGQLMYDHLHARLRELGWAEAQTSVILAAHGSPSSTNPRAATEAAARLLAYQGPFKAIHPCYVDEPPAIRDVAKSIKGPAIVLPFFAARAGHVMGDLPDALEAAGFSGPVLDPVGVWPDTPALALAAIAPLLRVQAA; encoded by the coding sequence ATGGCACCAGCCATTAACCGCGCAGTGCTCGTCATATCGCATGGCGCGCCGTCCCATCCGGTGAGCCAGGAGATCGCCGTGCGGGATCTGGCCTGCCGTTTGCAGGCGCTGATGCCCGATACGCAAGTGCGCGGTGCCACCCTGGCGGCCAAGGGGGCGTTGGAGCGCGCGGTTGAGGGTCTTGAAAACCCCATTGTCTGTCCTTGGTTCATGTCGGATGGTTGGTTCGTGGGCACACATTTGCCCAAACGGCTGGCGGCTGCCGGGCTTGGGACATGGCAGGCAACCCTGCCGATGGGGCTTATGCCGGGTATCGGGCAATTGATGTATGATCATCTGCACGCAAGGCTGCGGGAGTTGGGCTGGGCCGAGGCGCAGACAAGCGTCATCCTCGCCGCGCATGGCTCACCCTCCAGCACCAATCCGCGCGCGGCGACCGAAGCGGCGGCGCGTTTGCTGGCGTATCAAGGCCCTTTCAAAGCGATCCATCCCTGTTACGTGGATGAGCCGCCTGCGATCCGCGATGTCGCGAAATCCATCAAGGGTCCGGCCATTGTTCTGCCCTTTTTCGCTGCACGCGCGGGCCATGTCATGGGCGATCTTCCCGACGCGTTGGAAGCGGCAGGGTTCAGCGGGCCCGTGCTCGATCCCGTTGGGGTCTGGCCGGACACACCTGCCCTTGCACTGGCGGCGATTGCCCCCCTGCTCCGGGTTCAGGCCGCATGA
- a CDS encoding glycerophosphodiester phosphodiesterase family protein, whose product MRVALPKPFLQVPLAHRALHDVSKGRPENSRAAIRAAVSAGYGIEIDVQQSADVQAMVFHDYALDRLAEAEGPVRAKTAQQLQQTRLRGGDEGIPDLGDVLKLVSGQVPLLIEIKDQDGAMGPNVGPLEGAVAKALHGYEGPVAVMSFNPHSVKHMAAICPDIARGIVTESYMEADSTLPVEVRESLHAISGYDTAECSFISHDMHDLSRPRVAELRSRGAAVLCWTVTSPQDEAVARRVAQNITFEQYLAPFPA is encoded by the coding sequence ATGAGAGTGGCGCTTCCCAAGCCGTTCCTTCAGGTCCCTCTTGCGCATCGTGCGTTGCATGATGTGTCAAAGGGGCGGCCCGAAAACAGTCGCGCGGCGATCCGTGCGGCTGTTTCGGCGGGATATGGCATCGAGATCGACGTGCAGCAAAGCGCGGATGTGCAGGCGATGGTGTTTCACGACTACGCTCTGGACCGACTGGCTGAGGCTGAGGGGCCAGTTCGCGCCAAAACGGCACAGCAATTGCAACAGACGCGATTGCGTGGAGGCGATGAGGGCATTCCCGATCTGGGCGACGTGCTAAAGCTCGTCTCGGGTCAGGTGCCGCTGCTGATCGAAATCAAGGATCAGGATGGCGCGATGGGCCCGAATGTGGGACCCTTGGAAGGCGCTGTCGCAAAGGCGCTTCACGGATATGAGGGGCCTGTTGCGGTGATGTCTTTCAATCCGCATTCCGTAAAGCACATGGCCGCAATATGCCCCGACATCGCGCGCGGCATCGTCACCGAATCCTACATGGAGGCGGATAGTACGTTGCCGGTGGAGGTGCGGGAAAGCCTGCACGCCATTTCGGGTTACGATACCGCCGAGTGCAGTTTCATCAGCCACGACATGCATGACCTGAGCCGCCCGCGTGTCGCCGAGTTGCGATCACGAGGGGCCGCAGTACTGTGCTGGACGGTGACATCGCCGCAGGATGAGGCCGTCGCCCGCAGGGTTGCCCAAAACATTACCTTCGAACAGTACCTCGCGCCGTTTCCGGCTTGA
- a CDS encoding NAD(P)/FAD-dependent oxidoreductase — protein sequence MRQIIVIGAGQAGASCVAKLRNDGCRDRITLIGAEPVLPYQRPPLSKSYLMGEMALERLYLRPQAFYDDHDISLRMGVAVTGINARAQTVSLGEETLEYDALVLSTGSVPRRLPAAVGGELNGVFVVRDLADVDAMAPRFQAGRRVLIVGGGYIGLEAASVAAKLSLEVTLVEMSERILQRVAAPQTSDYFRNLHRAHGVDIREGVGLDRLTGAGAVDGALLSDGTRLDVDFVIAGVGIAPATALAEVAGLEIENGIKVDAYGHTSASGIWAAGDCTSFPYQDGRIRLESVPNAIEQAEIIAQNIMGADKVYTAKPWFWSDQYDVKLQIAGLNTGYTDVVSRIGQGQTASFWYYRDATLLAVDAMNDPRAYMVGKRLIEAAKTADPAIVRDPAADLKQLLSA from the coding sequence ATGCGCCAAATTATCGTGATCGGAGCCGGGCAGGCGGGGGCATCCTGCGTCGCCAAGCTACGCAATGACGGGTGCCGGGATCGTATCACGTTGATCGGTGCCGAGCCGGTTTTGCCCTACCAGCGCCCGCCGCTGTCCAAGTCCTATCTGATGGGGGAGATGGCTCTGGAAAGGCTCTATCTGCGGCCCCAGGCATTTTACGACGATCATGATATCAGCCTGCGCATGGGCGTGGCGGTGACGGGGATAAACGCGCGGGCACAAACCGTTTCACTGGGCGAAGAAACACTGGAATATGACGCGCTGGTACTGAGCACCGGATCGGTGCCCCGACGTTTGCCCGCAGCGGTGGGCGGGGAGCTTAACGGCGTGTTCGTGGTGCGCGATCTGGCCGATGTGGACGCTATGGCCCCGCGGTTTCAGGCGGGCAGGCGGGTTTTGATCGTTGGCGGGGGTTACATCGGTTTGGAAGCGGCGTCGGTCGCGGCCAAGCTGAGCCTTGAGGTCACGCTCGTGGAAATGAGCGAACGTATCCTTCAACGGGTCGCCGCCCCGCAAACCAGCGATTATTTCCGCAATCTGCATCGCGCGCACGGGGTCGACATCCGCGAGGGCGTCGGGCTGGATCGGTTGACAGGTGCGGGCGCGGTTGATGGGGCGCTCCTGAGCGACGGCACCCGCCTGGATGTGGATTTTGTGATCGCAGGGGTCGGTATTGCACCGGCAACCGCGCTGGCCGAGGTTGCGGGGCTGGAGATCGAAAACGGGATCAAGGTCGACGCCTATGGCCATACATCGGCTTCGGGTATCTGGGCCGCAGGCGATTGTACGTCCTTTCCCTATCAAGACGGGCGCATCCGGCTTGAAAGTGTGCCTAACGCCATCGAACAGGCTGAAATTATTGCGCAAAACATCATGGGGGCGGATAAAGTATATACGGCCAAGCCATGGTTCTGGTCTGACCAATATGACGTGAAACTGCAAATCGCCGGGCTCAACACAGGCTATACCGATGTCGTAAGCCGTATCGGGCAGGGGCAAACGGCGTCTTTCTGGTATTACCGCGACGCGACGCTTTTGGCCGTGGATGCGATGAATGATCCACGCGCCTATATGGTCGGTAAACGCCTGATCGAGGCGGCAAAGACGGCGGATCCGGCAATTGTGCGCGATCCCGCCGCCGATCTGAAACAGCTTTTGAGCGCGTGA
- the map gene encoding type I methionyl aminopeptidase: MNEDLRGRHTKDGIRIYDQADFAGMHAAGALAAHILDEIAAHVFVGQSTAEIDKVITQMVHDAGATSATIGYKGYKHASCISVNHVVCHGIPGEKTLKDGDILNIDVTVIVEGWFGDTSRMYVAGKLPRKAERLIEVTHDALMRGIEAVEPGKTFGDIGHAIQTYVESQRMSVVRDFCGHGLGRVFHAPPNVLHYGRPGSGAVLEEGMFFTIEPMVNLGRPETKTLADDWTAVTRDKSLSAQFEHSIGVTSSGAEIFTLSPKDMFHPTYSEG; the protein is encoded by the coding sequence GTGAACGAAGACCTTCGCGGCCGTCATACCAAAGACGGCATTCGCATTTACGATCAGGCGGATTTTGCCGGGATGCATGCTGCGGGTGCCTTGGCCGCGCATATTCTGGACGAAATCGCAGCGCATGTTTTCGTCGGGCAATCCACCGCCGAGATCGACAAGGTGATCACACAGATGGTTCACGATGCCGGCGCGACCTCTGCGACCATCGGCTATAAGGGGTACAAACACGCCAGCTGCATCTCCGTGAACCACGTCGTGTGCCACGGCATCCCCGGCGAGAAAACCCTCAAGGATGGCGATATTCTCAACATCGATGTCACGGTGATTGTGGAGGGATGGTTCGGGGACACCAGCCGCATGTATGTTGCAGGCAAACTGCCGCGCAAGGCGGAACGGCTCATAGAGGTCACGCATGATGCGCTGATGCGCGGGATTGAGGCCGTTGAACCCGGCAAGACGTTTGGAGATATCGGCCACGCCATTCAGACCTACGTGGAGAGCCAGCGCATGTCGGTGGTCCGGGATTTCTGTGGTCACGGGTTGGGGCGCGTTTTTCATGCGCCGCCCAACGTGCTGCATTACGGTCGCCCTGGAAGCGGTGCCGTGCTGGAGGAGGGGATGTTCTTCACCATTGAACCGATGGTCAATCTGGGACGTCCGGAAACCAAGACACTCGCGGATGACTGGACCGCCGTCACGCGCGATAAATCCCTTTCGGCGCAGTTCGAGCATTCCATCGGCGTGACATCTTCGGGCGCTGAGATTTTCACGCTCTCACCCAAAGACATGTTCCACCCGACCTACTCAGAGGGCTGA